One region of Zootoca vivipara chromosome 7, rZooViv1.1, whole genome shotgun sequence genomic DNA includes:
- the DNAI3 gene encoding dynein axonemal intermediate chain 3 isoform X2 — protein sequence MAESAETPEPRSAPGSAKKPKAKGSPKPKKSPKGSPKGSPKRKQKSAAKKDEEVDLSMASMGHPEIFPLVLTENTQEIFHCRADVDVTAENPHKLLKREDIIDDMKARAAVSDFHPFKKIILEYPGEELLIVFDRELKYGQIFYLIATEEAKESILHPPEPEEEEEVKEGSPEEYVYKPPVWKPWVSLGSEKEIEEESVKERTTKVKYKISRRQREFGARVKFRNRNASADPKHGYVECTSYFDKNFTIRQLEKNVGTQVVPIVEEIGTQTKWTYPKNATTQYYPRDFSEEEKEKYLSSEDLKDFIVSVALRVEIALQQNEILNAFFDDWKALAEDESGFAGKSDVSLKEYQSFTDLHYLKDRTVSCVCWHPTIYGIIAVAVTERLSYEERVNNSGRLLLWKAPILFWSFADPIHPQLMLECPEDIYCFQFSPSNPNIIAGGCINGQVVLWDISAYEERLRNAKSGTGGSKNTTVNMPSFMLEQQVGKEPHLVRYCAVSSIEYGHKSVITDIQWLPEFFEINRMGTMFENRAGVCVQLVTCSPDCTIYFWDLRAHRPALQPSNEKKKDEKVLLAPPDVPTTFKHLDLCWRPLIKLNLPKTDTGAEYSPIKLSFREEHYHTKIQDKTQPQVKQEALVEKLPYSQIQATSMKPLKLLENVTSSFFVGTEDGEVLCTDWKMERDGDSGRLLGQKPSNTYIIHDGIVHTVQRSPFFKDILLTVGGWNFAIWKEGVTVCSSGMGNP from the exons GCCACCCAGAAATCTTCCCCTTGGTCCTCACTGAGAACACTCAGGAGATATTTCATTGTCGTGCTGACGTCGATGTCACAGCGGAAAACCCTCATAAACTTTTGAAGAGAGAGGACATCATTGATGACATGAAAGCAAGAGCTGCAGTTTCAGACTTCCATCCTTTCAAAAAAATTATCTTA GAATATCCTGGGGAAGAACTTCTGATAGTGTTTGACAGGGAATTAAAATATGGGCAAATATTTTATCTTATTGCGACAGAAGAGGCCAAGGAAAGCATTTTACAt CCTCCCgagccagaggaagaggaagaggtcaAAGAGGGCAGCCCAGAAGAATATGTATACAAACCTCCTGTGTGGAAACCTTGGGTTTCGCTTGGAAGCGAAAAAGAAATTGAAGAAGAATCTGTTAAGGAAAGAACAACTAAG GTTAAATATAAGATTTCTCGGCGGCAGAGAGAATTTGGGGCTCGGGTTAAATTTCGCAACAGAAACGCTTCGGCTGACCCTAAACACGGCTACGTGGAATGTACGAGTTATTTCGATAAGAACTTTACCATTCGGCAGCTTGAGAAAAATGTTGGCACTCAGGTTGTCCCGATAGTAGAAGAAATAGGAACTCAAACAAAATG GACCTACCCCAAAAACGCAACAACGCAGTATTACCCAAGGGACTtttcagaggaagaaaaagagaagtatTTGTCATCGGAAGACCTGAAAGACTTCATTGTCTCTGTGGCTTTAAG AGTAGAAATAGCACTGCAGCAGAACGAGATCCTGAATGCCTTTTTTGACGACTGGAAAGCCCTTGCGGAAGACGAAAGTGGTTTTGCGGGCAAGTCCGACGTTTCCCTCAAGGAGTACCAGTCATTCACAGACCTGCATTACCTCAAGGACAGGACCGTGAGCTGCGTCTGCTGGCACCCAACCATTTATG GGATCATCGCAGTAGCGGTAACGGAGCGACTGTCTTACGAGGAGCGGGTGAACAACTCTGGTCGACTGCTCTTGTGGAAAGCACCAATTCTCTTTTGGAGTTTTGCAGACCCAATTCACCCCCAG CTGATGCTGGAGTGCCCTGAAGATATCTACTGCTTTCAGTTCTCCCCAAGCAATCCCAACATCATTGCAGGAGGCTGCATTAATGGACAG GTTGTACTGTGGGACATTTCAGCGTATGAAGAAAGGTTACGAAATGCTAAGTCTGGTACAGGCGGGAGCAAGAATACCACAGTTAACATG CCAAGTTTCATGCTGGAACAACAAGTTGGGAAGGAGCCACACTTGGTGAGATACTGTGCAGTCTCTTCCATTGAATATGGCCATAAATCAGTAATAACAGATATACAGTGGTTGCCAGAGTTTTTTGAG ATCAACAGAATGGGCACTATGTTTGAAAACAGAGCCGGAGTTTGTGTACAGCTTGTCACCTGCTCCCCAGACTG CACAATCTATTTTTGGGATCTTCGAGCCCACAGGCCTGCTCTCCAGCCTTCAAATGAGAAGAAAAAGGATGAGAAAGTGCTTTTGGCTCCGCCTGATGTGCCTACTACCTTCAAACACCTGGATCTCTGCTGGAGGCCTCTCATTAAG CTGAACCTGCCCAAGACAGATACAGGCGCAGAGTACAGCCCTATAAAACTTAGCTTCAGAGAAGAGCATTACCATACCAAAATTCaag ACAAAACACAGCCCCAAGTCAAACAGGAGGCACTTGTGGAAAAGCTGCCATATAGCCAGATACAGGCCACGTCCATGAAACCTCTGAAGTTGCTAGAAAATGTCACCAGCAGCTTTTTTGTTGGGACTGAG GATGGTGAAGTCCTTTGTACCGACTGGAAGATGGAGAGAGATGGGGACTCAGGAAGACTGCTTG GTCAAAAGCCATCCAACACGTACATCATCCATGATGGAATTGTCCACACTGTACAGAGGTCTCCATTTTTCAAAGACATACTTCTCACTGTTGGAGGCTGGAATTTTGCAATATGGAAAGAAGGTGTCACGGTATGTTCCTCTGGAATGGGAAATCCTTAA
- the DNAI3 gene encoding dynein axonemal intermediate chain 3 isoform X1 — protein MAESAETPEPRSAPGSAKKPKAKGSPKPKKSPKGSPKGSPKRKQKSAAKKDEEVDLSMASMGHPEIFPLVLTENTQEIFHCRADVDVTAENPHKLLKREDIIDDMKARAAVSDFHPFKKIILEYPGEELLIVFDRELKYGQIFYLIATEEAKESILHPPEPEEEEEVKEGSPEEYVYKPPVWKPWVSLGSEKEIEEESVKERTTKVKYKISRRQREFGARVKFRNRNASADPKHGYVECTSYFDKNFTIRQLEKNVGTQVVPIVEEIGTQTKWTYPKNATTQYYPRDFSEEEKEKYLSSEDLKDFIVSVALRVEIALQQNEILNAFFDDWKALAEDESGFAGKSDVSLKEYQSFTDLHYLKDRTVSCVCWHPTIYGIIAVAVTERLSYEERVNNSGRLLLWKAPILFWSFADPIHPQLMLECPEDIYCFQFSPSNPNIIAGGCINGQVVLWDISAYEERLRNAKSGTGGSKNTTVNMPSFMLEQQVGKEPHLVRYCAVSSIEYGHKSVITDIQWLPEFFEINRMGTMFENRAGVCVQLVTCSPDCTIYFWDLRAHRPALQPSNEKKKDEKVLLAPPDVPTTFKHLDLCWRPLIKLNLPKTDTGAEYSPIKLSFREEHYHTKIQDKTQPQVKQEALVEKLPYSQIQATSMKPLKLLENVTSSFFVGTEDGEVLCTDWKMERDGDSGRLLGQKPSNTYIIHDGIVHTVQRSPFFKDILLTVGGWNFAIWKEGVTSGPLLVSSCTAKRYTVGQWSLSRPGVFFIGREDGNIDIWDLLEKTHEASQTQNVCIALITCIKPWIYSSKQHFLAVSDDFGTLHVLEISWTLSHPSLNERSSVLHYFEREVKHLEFSEKRREFRDEERENMERENLMKKTRPPGGQRSRELMEEQTNQEYIDYLDLEKTILTRLGILKGPDKYTSRTN, from the exons GCCACCCAGAAATCTTCCCCTTGGTCCTCACTGAGAACACTCAGGAGATATTTCATTGTCGTGCTGACGTCGATGTCACAGCGGAAAACCCTCATAAACTTTTGAAGAGAGAGGACATCATTGATGACATGAAAGCAAGAGCTGCAGTTTCAGACTTCCATCCTTTCAAAAAAATTATCTTA GAATATCCTGGGGAAGAACTTCTGATAGTGTTTGACAGGGAATTAAAATATGGGCAAATATTTTATCTTATTGCGACAGAAGAGGCCAAGGAAAGCATTTTACAt CCTCCCgagccagaggaagaggaagaggtcaAAGAGGGCAGCCCAGAAGAATATGTATACAAACCTCCTGTGTGGAAACCTTGGGTTTCGCTTGGAAGCGAAAAAGAAATTGAAGAAGAATCTGTTAAGGAAAGAACAACTAAG GTTAAATATAAGATTTCTCGGCGGCAGAGAGAATTTGGGGCTCGGGTTAAATTTCGCAACAGAAACGCTTCGGCTGACCCTAAACACGGCTACGTGGAATGTACGAGTTATTTCGATAAGAACTTTACCATTCGGCAGCTTGAGAAAAATGTTGGCACTCAGGTTGTCCCGATAGTAGAAGAAATAGGAACTCAAACAAAATG GACCTACCCCAAAAACGCAACAACGCAGTATTACCCAAGGGACTtttcagaggaagaaaaagagaagtatTTGTCATCGGAAGACCTGAAAGACTTCATTGTCTCTGTGGCTTTAAG AGTAGAAATAGCACTGCAGCAGAACGAGATCCTGAATGCCTTTTTTGACGACTGGAAAGCCCTTGCGGAAGACGAAAGTGGTTTTGCGGGCAAGTCCGACGTTTCCCTCAAGGAGTACCAGTCATTCACAGACCTGCATTACCTCAAGGACAGGACCGTGAGCTGCGTCTGCTGGCACCCAACCATTTATG GGATCATCGCAGTAGCGGTAACGGAGCGACTGTCTTACGAGGAGCGGGTGAACAACTCTGGTCGACTGCTCTTGTGGAAAGCACCAATTCTCTTTTGGAGTTTTGCAGACCCAATTCACCCCCAG CTGATGCTGGAGTGCCCTGAAGATATCTACTGCTTTCAGTTCTCCCCAAGCAATCCCAACATCATTGCAGGAGGCTGCATTAATGGACAG GTTGTACTGTGGGACATTTCAGCGTATGAAGAAAGGTTACGAAATGCTAAGTCTGGTACAGGCGGGAGCAAGAATACCACAGTTAACATG CCAAGTTTCATGCTGGAACAACAAGTTGGGAAGGAGCCACACTTGGTGAGATACTGTGCAGTCTCTTCCATTGAATATGGCCATAAATCAGTAATAACAGATATACAGTGGTTGCCAGAGTTTTTTGAG ATCAACAGAATGGGCACTATGTTTGAAAACAGAGCCGGAGTTTGTGTACAGCTTGTCACCTGCTCCCCAGACTG CACAATCTATTTTTGGGATCTTCGAGCCCACAGGCCTGCTCTCCAGCCTTCAAATGAGAAGAAAAAGGATGAGAAAGTGCTTTTGGCTCCGCCTGATGTGCCTACTACCTTCAAACACCTGGATCTCTGCTGGAGGCCTCTCATTAAG CTGAACCTGCCCAAGACAGATACAGGCGCAGAGTACAGCCCTATAAAACTTAGCTTCAGAGAAGAGCATTACCATACCAAAATTCaag ACAAAACACAGCCCCAAGTCAAACAGGAGGCACTTGTGGAAAAGCTGCCATATAGCCAGATACAGGCCACGTCCATGAAACCTCTGAAGTTGCTAGAAAATGTCACCAGCAGCTTTTTTGTTGGGACTGAG GATGGTGAAGTCCTTTGTACCGACTGGAAGATGGAGAGAGATGGGGACTCAGGAAGACTGCTTG GTCAAAAGCCATCCAACACGTACATCATCCATGATGGAATTGTCCACACTGTACAGAGGTCTCCATTTTTCAAAGACATACTTCTCACTGTTGGAGGCTGGAATTTTGCAATATGGAAAGAAGGTGTCACG AGCGGACCTCTCCTTGTGTCAAGTTGCACAGCAAAGAGATACACTGTTGGGCAGTGGTCCTTATCAAGGCCAGGTGTTTTCTTCAttgggagagaagatggaaatatTGACATTTGGGACCTGTTGGAGAAGACTCATGAAGCATCTCAGACCCAAAACGTCTGTATTGCGCTGATTACTTGCATCAAACCCTGGATATACTCTT CGAAGCAACACTTCTTAGCAGTATCTGACGACTTTGGCACCTTGCATGTTTTGGAAATTTCGTGGACATTAAGCCACCCTTCCCTCAATGAG CGTTCTAGTGTCCTTCATTACTTTGAGCGAGAAGTCAAACATCTGGAGTTTTCTGAAAAGCGGCGAGAATTCAGagatgaagaaagagagaatATGGAGCGTGAGAACTTGATGAAGAAAACG agaCCGCCAGGTGGCCAGCGGTCAAGAGAATTAATGGAAGAACAGACAAATCAAGAATATATAGACTATTTGGATCTAGAGAAGACCATTCTGACTCGTCTTGGGATACTGAAGGGACCAGATAAATACACCTCCAGGACCAACTAG